A window of Sphingobacterium sp. SRCM116780 contains these coding sequences:
- a CDS encoding S-adenosyl-l-methionine hydroxide adenosyltransferase family protein, with protein sequence MDVITLTTDLGHKDFYQAALKGSLISELPDARIVDITHEIPAFNIPRAAFVLANAYHYFPKNTVHIIGINTLFHEGSRYVAMKYNDHFFVGADNGIFSLLLNGDKPQELFELNLIQDLRYLHFPLADILTKSACHIAKGGALAEIGVAIDNTVEKVTLQPIFDRDTIRGNVVYVDAFGNAITNISKELFNRVQKGRSFTLYFKRNETISNLSWNYNEVTEGEKLCLFGISNFLEIAMNKANASQLLGLFDDESHIIRIEFHN encoded by the coding sequence ATGGACGTCATTACATTAACAACAGATTTAGGACATAAAGATTTCTATCAGGCAGCATTAAAGGGTAGCTTGATATCGGAGCTTCCTGATGCTCGTATTGTTGATATTACACATGAAATACCCGCTTTTAATATCCCAAGAGCAGCTTTTGTTTTGGCCAATGCTTATCATTATTTTCCAAAAAACACCGTACATATTATTGGTATCAACACCTTATTTCATGAAGGCTCCCGTTATGTTGCCATGAAATACAATGATCACTTCTTCGTAGGCGCTGATAATGGTATTTTCAGTTTACTTTTAAATGGTGATAAACCTCAAGAGCTCTTCGAACTCAATCTAATTCAAGATCTTCGATATCTTCATTTTCCTTTAGCGGATATTCTAACCAAATCAGCATGTCATATTGCAAAAGGTGGCGCATTAGCTGAAATCGGCGTTGCCATTGATAATACAGTGGAAAAGGTAACTTTACAACCTATTTTTGATCGTGATACGATTCGAGGGAATGTCGTTTACGTCGATGCTTTTGGAAATGCCATCACGAATATCTCCAAAGAGTTATTCAACCGTGTACAAAAAGGTAGAAGTTTTACGTTGTATTTTAAAAGAAATGAGACAATCTCCAATCTTTCTTGGAATTATAACGAAGTGACGGAGGGAGAGAAATTATGTCTGTTCGGGATCAGTAACTTTCTAGAAATCGCGATGAATAAAGCAAATGCAAGTCAGCTGCTTGGTTTATTTGATGATGAATCCCATATCATTAGAATAGAATTCCATAATTAG
- a CDS encoding ABC transporter ATP-binding protein: MARGFNSGNKQEEELPKPKLNKELFKKASQIFSYLKPFRMKFLMGMIFLALSSLAMLTFPALLGAMIDASEGKQTYPWLPSDVFKIGGIAFSILTVTSILSFFRIRIFVEIAEKSLACIRRDSYQKLISLPMEFFANRRVGELNSRLSADLAQIQDTMTTTLAEILRQFISLGFGIALLVFVSPKLALMNLCILPILVVTAIVFGKFIRNLSRQAQDKLAASNTIVQETLQGISNVKAFVNEYYETRRYSNQLDAVVQLAVKGATYRGAFASFIIFCIFGAVIAVIWYGSTLVFLGEMSVGDLTTYILYSMFVAGSMGSFPELYANIQRALGASERVLEILQEEPENINIDESSKEIRKHFHGDLTFNNISFSYPSRPDIKILKEITFHAKAGEKIAIVGPSGIGKSTIASLILQFYKPDTGEILYDGMSSDDYLLSDIRNQVAIVPQDVLLFGGTIRENIAYGKLDAEAEDIVMASRRANAHDFIMNFPEGYDTLVGERGVKLSGGQRQRIAIARALLKDPAILILDEATSSLDSESERLVQLALEELMKGRTSIIIAHRLSTIVDSDQILVIENGTVSESGNHIELMSKGSGLYHHLYSLQSKQKVQM, from the coding sequence ATGGCAAGAGGATTTAACAGCGGAAATAAACAAGAAGAAGAACTACCAAAACCGAAACTTAATAAAGAATTATTTAAAAAAGCCTCTCAAATATTTTCATATCTAAAACCATTTAGAATGAAATTTTTGATGGGGATGATTTTTTTAGCTCTTTCTAGTTTGGCGATGCTAACCTTCCCAGCACTTTTAGGTGCCATGATCGATGCTTCTGAAGGGAAGCAGACTTATCCTTGGCTTCCTTCTGATGTGTTCAAAATTGGAGGAATAGCTTTTTCCATATTGACCGTCACTTCTATTCTATCATTTTTTAGAATTCGAATATTTGTAGAAATTGCGGAAAAGTCATTGGCTTGTATTCGTCGCGATTCCTACCAGAAATTGATATCCCTTCCCATGGAATTTTTTGCCAATCGTCGTGTTGGAGAATTGAACAGTAGACTTTCTGCAGATTTGGCTCAGATCCAAGATACCATGACCACTACATTGGCTGAGATTTTAAGGCAATTTATCAGTTTAGGATTTGGGATAGCCTTATTGGTTTTTGTATCTCCAAAACTGGCCTTAATGAATCTGTGTATCTTACCTATTCTGGTGGTTACGGCGATCGTTTTTGGCAAGTTCATCCGTAATCTATCCCGTCAGGCACAAGATAAATTAGCGGCCTCCAATACCATCGTTCAAGAAACATTACAAGGTATCAGCAACGTAAAAGCTTTTGTGAATGAGTACTACGAGACAAGAAGATATTCGAACCAGCTTGATGCTGTCGTTCAGTTAGCTGTCAAAGGTGCTACTTATCGAGGTGCGTTTGCTTCTTTTATTATCTTCTGTATTTTCGGTGCTGTGATTGCGGTTATCTGGTACGGCTCCACACTTGTATTTTTAGGCGAAATGTCTGTTGGGGATCTGACAACTTATATTCTATATTCGATGTTTGTAGCAGGTTCTATGGGCAGTTTCCCAGAGTTATATGCCAATATTCAGCGAGCCTTGGGTGCTAGTGAACGTGTATTAGAAATTCTACAGGAAGAGCCAGAAAACATCAACATTGATGAAAGTTCAAAAGAAATTCGCAAACATTTCCACGGCGATTTAACCTTCAACAACATCTCCTTCTCCTACCCCAGCAGACCTGATATCAAAATTCTGAAAGAAATTACCTTCCATGCAAAAGCAGGAGAGAAAATAGCCATTGTAGGACCTAGTGGAATCGGAAAATCGACAATTGCATCTCTGATCCTCCAGTTCTACAAACCGGATACCGGTGAAATCTTATATGATGGCATGAGTAGTGATGACTACTTATTATCCGATATTAGAAACCAAGTGGCTATTGTTCCCCAAGATGTACTTTTATTTGGCGGTACCATTCGTGAAAATATCGCTTATGGTAAATTGGATGCTGAGGCTGAAGATATCGTCATGGCGTCGAGACGTGCGAATGCACATGACTTCATTATGAATTTCCCTGAAGGATACGATACCCTTGTCGGAGAAAGAGGCGTTAAACTATCTGGGGGACAGCGCCAACGTATCGCTATTGCACGTGCCCTACTGAAAGATCCTGCGATCTTGATATTAGATGAAGCTACATCGTCTTTGGATTCGGAATCAGAAAGATTGGTTCAGTTGGCATTGGAAGAACTCATGAAAGGAAGAACCTCCATCATCATCGCGCATCGATTGTCTACTATTGTAGACTCTGATCAAATTCTCGTCATTGAAAACGGAACTGTATCTGAATCTGGCAATCATATTGAACTGATGAGTAAAGGAAGTGGGTTATACCACCATTTATACTCGCTACAATCAAAACAAAAGGTGCAAATGTGA
- a CDS encoding PhoH family protein — protein MNELLITLEGVNLAMLWGAQNEHFDFVKKQYPKLKIVARGNEMRVLGDDNQLTIFKQSFEDVISHLEKYNKLSLMDLENLLHASSGSAAQEEKMLADKAAAIGSEPIVYGPNGIVVRARTPNQRKMVDSINTSDILFAIGPAGTGKTYTAVALAVRALRNKEIKRIILTRPAVEAGENLGFLPGDLKEKVDPYLRPLYDALDDMIPVEKLKGYLENRTIEVAPLAFMRGRTLDNCFVILDEAQNATDMQLKMFLTRMGPTAKFIVTGDITQIDLPKKNQSGLATAIRLLDNIEGIDIIHLNGADVVRHKLVKRILEAYGDI, from the coding sequence TTGAATGAATTACTAATTACATTAGAAGGTGTCAATCTAGCCATGCTTTGGGGAGCTCAAAATGAACATTTTGATTTCGTTAAAAAACAATATCCCAAATTGAAAATTGTGGCAAGAGGAAATGAAATGAGGGTGTTGGGAGATGACAATCAACTCACTATTTTTAAACAATCCTTTGAGGATGTTATCAGCCATTTAGAGAAGTACAACAAACTTTCGTTGATGGATTTAGAAAATCTACTGCATGCAAGTTCTGGCTCTGCTGCTCAAGAAGAAAAGATGTTAGCTGATAAAGCCGCAGCAATTGGCTCGGAGCCAATTGTATATGGACCCAATGGAATTGTTGTCCGTGCACGCACCCCCAATCAACGGAAAATGGTTGACAGCATCAATACAAGTGATATTCTTTTTGCTATTGGTCCAGCAGGTACAGGTAAAACATATACTGCAGTTGCTCTAGCTGTTCGAGCATTACGTAATAAGGAAATAAAACGTATTATTTTAACACGCCCAGCTGTTGAGGCTGGTGAAAATTTAGGTTTTCTTCCAGGTGATCTGAAAGAGAAAGTAGACCCATACCTGCGACCTTTATACGATGCTTTGGATGATATGATTCCAGTAGAAAAATTGAAAGGTTACTTAGAAAACAGAACGATTGAAGTTGCTCCATTGGCATTTATGCGTGGACGTACTTTAGATAACTGTTTTGTGATCTTAGATGAAGCGCAGAATGCAACAGATATGCAGTTGAAGATGTTTTTAACTCGGATGGGACCTACTGCAAAATTTATTGTGACAGGCGACATAACACAAATCGATTTGCCAAAGAAAAACCAATCTGGATTGGCGACAGCTATTCGTCTGTTAGATAATATTGAAGGCATTGATATTATTCATTTAAATGGCGCCGATGTTGTTCGTCACAAATTAGTGAAACGAATCTTGGAAGCCTACGGAGATATTTAA
- a CDS encoding heme exporter protein CcmB, which translates to MNLLQQVKTLIYKDAILEWRSKYAINSILLYVISTVFVCYQAFKSVDATIWNALFWIIMLFASVNAINKSFIQESQQRQLYYYSIVSPKAIILSKIVYNMFLMAFLAIIAYVTYSVIFKNPLGDPGLYLFAVILGSISFASVFTMVSGITSKAGNNSTLMAILSFPVIIPLLIVLIELSRNAMLGMDRAESLNEIVVLLAINIITITVSLLLFPYLWRD; encoded by the coding sequence ATGAATTTACTACAACAGGTAAAAACTTTAATCTATAAAGATGCCATCCTGGAATGGCGATCCAAATATGCCATTAACAGCATTTTATTATACGTAATATCTACAGTGTTTGTTTGCTATCAAGCATTCAAATCTGTAGATGCTACGATATGGAATGCGCTTTTTTGGATTATCATGCTTTTCGCATCTGTCAATGCAATTAATAAAAGCTTTATCCAAGAAAGTCAACAACGTCAACTCTATTACTATTCGATTGTCAGCCCCAAAGCAATCATCCTTTCCAAGATAGTTTACAATATGTTTTTAATGGCTTTTTTAGCGATTATTGCGTATGTAACGTATTCGGTCATTTTTAAAAATCCATTGGGTGACCCAGGTCTATATTTATTTGCTGTTATACTAGGAAGCATTAGTTTTGCCTCTGTTTTTACTATGGTATCTGGCATTACGTCAAAAGCCGGGAACAACAGTACCTTGATGGCTATTCTTAGTTTCCCTGTTATCATTCCTTTACTGATTGTGTTGATTGAACTTTCGCGAAATGCCATGTTAGGGATGGATCGCGCAGAAAGTCTCAATGAAATCGTGGTTTTACTTGCAATTAATATCATTACAATCACTGTTTCTTTGTTGTTATTTCCTTACCTTTGGCGTGATTAA
- the ccsA gene encoding cytochrome c biogenesis protein CcsA: MRKSWWKILAVVLLSFVIIAGLLGPVPVLPILHETIRNVYFHVPMWFAMIFLYLISVIYSIKYLNTGKQEYDFIAVEAVNTGITFCFMGLATGMLWANITWGDPWPNDPKLNGSAIATLMYLAYLVLRNALEEEQKRAKISAVYNIFAFPIMIVLLYILPKLTDSLHPGNGGNSTFGNLDMNNQLRPVFYTAIIGWILMGTWMCSLRYRMRLIENKQNEIN; this comes from the coding sequence ATGAGAAAAAGTTGGTGGAAAATTTTGGCAGTAGTCTTACTTTCATTCGTCATCATCGCTGGTTTATTAGGACCAGTACCTGTCTTACCTATTCTTCATGAAACCATCAGAAATGTTTATTTCCATGTCCCGATGTGGTTTGCTATGATTTTCCTATATCTAATTTCTGTTATATATAGTATCAAATATCTCAATACAGGTAAACAAGAATATGACTTTATTGCTGTAGAAGCAGTGAATACGGGTATCACATTCTGTTTTATGGGTTTAGCAACAGGCATGTTATGGGCAAATATTACATGGGGAGATCCATGGCCGAATGATCCAAAATTAAACGGATCAGCGATTGCAACATTAATGTATCTTGCTTATTTAGTATTAAGAAATGCGTTGGAAGAAGAGCAAAAAAGAGCAAAAATATCAGCTGTTTATAATATTTTCGCCTTCCCGATCATGATTGTATTGCTCTATATTCTTCCAAAATTAACAGATTCATTGCACCCAGGTAATGGTGGTAACTCTACTTTCGGAAATTTGGATATGAACAATCAGTTGCGACCCGTATTTTATACGGCCATCATTGGTTGGATCTTAATGGGAACATGGATGTGCTCTTTACGTTATCGCATGCGCTTGATAGAAAACAAGCAAAATGAAATTAATTAA
- a CDS encoding phosphoribosylaminoimidazolesuccinocarboxamide synthase: MNAIQETNFNFENQTAFYRGKVRDVYTIANEYLAMVASDRISAFDVVLPRPIPYKGQVLNQIAAKFLKATEDILPNWVVSVPDPSVTIGMMCEPFKVEMVIRGYLSGHAWREYSIGKREVCGEAMPDGLKENAKLPEPIITPTTKAAVGHDEDISRAAILAKGIVSEEDYVQLEKYTKALFQRGTEIAAERGLILVDTKYEFGKKDGKIVLIDEIHTPDSSRYFYAEGYEERQANDEPQKQLSKEFVRKWLIENGFQGKDGQQVPEMTDEIIKSISERYIELYEHIVGEEFVYPNQEDVLARVERNVSTALKELKY; this comes from the coding sequence ATGAACGCAATACAAGAAACAAATTTTAATTTCGAAAATCAAACCGCTTTTTATAGGGGTAAAGTACGTGATGTATATACCATTGCAAATGAATATTTAGCCATGGTCGCATCCGATCGTATTTCAGCATTTGATGTGGTTTTACCAAGACCTATCCCTTATAAAGGACAAGTTTTGAATCAGATTGCTGCTAAATTTCTGAAAGCAACCGAGGATATCTTACCAAACTGGGTTGTTTCTGTTCCAGATCCAAGCGTAACAATAGGAATGATGTGTGAACCATTTAAAGTAGAAATGGTGATTCGCGGTTATTTATCAGGTCATGCATGGAGAGAATATAGTATTGGTAAACGTGAGGTTTGTGGAGAAGCAATGCCTGATGGTTTAAAAGAAAACGCAAAATTACCAGAACCCATCATTACACCGACGACAAAAGCAGCAGTAGGGCACGATGAAGATATTTCAAGAGCAGCTATCTTGGCAAAAGGTATCGTAAGTGAAGAGGATTATGTACAATTGGAAAAATATACAAAAGCATTATTCCAACGCGGAACAGAAATCGCTGCCGAAAGAGGGTTGATTTTAGTGGATACGAAATATGAATTCGGAAAGAAAGACGGTAAAATTGTTTTAATTGATGAAATTCATACGCCAGATTCTTCGCGATATTTTTATGCGGAAGGATATGAAGAACGTCAAGCGAATGATGAACCGCAAAAACAGCTTTCGAAAGAATTTGTTCGTAAATGGTTAATTGAAAATGGATTTCAAGGAAAGGATGGACAACAAGTTCCAGAAATGACCGATGAAATAATAAAATCGATTTCTGAACGATATATCGAACTTTATGAGCATATTGTCGGTGAAGAATTTGTTTATCCAAATCAAGAAGATGTTTTGGCCCGTGTAGAACGCAACGTATCGACTGCTTTAAAAGAACTAAAATATTAA
- the lptC gene encoding LPS export ABC transporter periplasmic protein LptC, producing MATHSIATKQAYTLPLMLLFALVAIFFTACEPDLKEVDRIANMKKEEAVDISRQVTVIYSDSTIVKAEMSAPEMRIKHDSTQVYEFPKGIKIIFYDKNVKETQRITSDYAIQHEANKTTTFKKNVIVTMADGSIIKTEEIVYDEGKESFYNQVPITAYFKDNRGNLQGSSFTSDKDFKKINIQNSTGVMIIKDNSMFPTFGQ from the coding sequence ATGGCAACCCATTCAATTGCCACAAAACAAGCTTACACATTGCCACTAATGCTTCTCTTTGCATTAGTGGCAATATTCTTTACTGCTTGTGAACCCGATTTAAAAGAAGTCGATCGGATCGCTAATATGAAAAAGGAAGAAGCGGTGGATATTTCTCGCCAAGTGACGGTTATTTACAGTGATTCCACTATTGTAAAAGCAGAAATGAGCGCCCCAGAAATGCGCATCAAACATGATAGTACACAGGTATATGAATTTCCAAAGGGTATAAAGATTATATTTTACGACAAAAACGTCAAGGAAACACAAAGAATCACATCCGATTATGCCATTCAGCATGAAGCAAACAAAACGACTACCTTCAAAAAGAATGTTATCGTTACCATGGCTGATGGATCAATCATCAAAACAGAAGAAATCGTGTATGATGAAGGAAAAGAATCTTTCTACAATCAAGTACCTATAACCGCCTATTTCAAAGACAATAGAGGGAATTTACAAGGCTCTTCCTTTACTTCTGATAAGGACTTCAAGAAAATTAATATTCAAAATTCTACTGGTGTCATGATTATAAAAGATAATAGCATGTTCCCAACTTTTGGGCAATAA
- a CDS encoding DUF6427 family protein, with protein sequence MIISQFRKYTPFNVIFLILIGFFLCFGVFIHLPDQLTPILFEPALSNLIGKDGMHTLSPQMNVIVTLALTIIQATILNRIISHFNLLGKPSFLVALMYLTLASLFLPFLVISTALICNFISVWMLSKLLSLYHRHDIKALMFDLGMIVAIGSLIYFPFIIMFLLLWISLIIFRPFNWREWITPLLGFATIYFILAVIYLWLGRIKEFYGIWLPLTNKFPSTISMELHDYFVLIPILFTLILFLLVLKDNFFKSVVHIRKSFQLLFFMFIFAFGSFYWNKQITETHFLLCAPPLAIYMAYYFTHAKKKWIFESVYVIIILTILYFQFF encoded by the coding sequence ATGATTATCAGTCAATTTAGGAAATACACTCCTTTTAACGTCATATTTTTAATTCTAATCGGATTTTTCTTATGTTTTGGAGTATTTATCCATTTGCCTGATCAACTCACGCCCATACTATTTGAACCCGCTTTAAGCAATTTAATAGGGAAAGATGGCATGCATACACTTTCACCACAAATGAATGTGATTGTCACTTTGGCGCTTACTATTATTCAGGCAACGATTTTAAATAGGATCATCAGTCATTTTAATTTATTGGGAAAACCAAGCTTCCTTGTTGCATTGATGTATTTGACATTAGCGAGCTTATTTTTACCTTTTTTAGTGATTTCAACGGCTCTGATCTGTAATTTTATATCCGTTTGGATGCTTAGTAAATTATTAAGTCTCTATCATCGACATGATATCAAAGCTTTAATGTTTGATTTAGGGATGATCGTAGCTATTGGTAGCTTGATCTATTTTCCCTTTATTATCATGTTTCTGCTGCTCTGGATAAGTCTTATTATCTTTAGACCGTTCAATTGGAGAGAATGGATAACCCCTTTACTAGGTTTTGCAACTATCTATTTCATCCTTGCCGTTATTTATCTCTGGTTGGGAAGAATAAAAGAATTCTATGGAATCTGGTTACCATTGACAAACAAATTTCCAAGTACCATCAGCATGGAGCTGCATGACTATTTTGTTCTAATCCCAATCTTATTTACCTTGATTCTATTTTTGTTGGTACTGAAAGATAATTTTTTCAAGAGTGTCGTCCATATTCGAAAATCTTTTCAGCTTTTGTTTTTCATGTTTATTTTTGCATTCGGTTCTTTTTACTGGAACAAACAAATTACGGAAACACATTTTTTGTTATGCGCCCCACCATTGGCGATCTATATGGCGTATTATTTTACTCATGCAAAGAAAAAGTGGATTTTTGAGAGTGTTTATGTCATCATTATTTTAACAATCTTGTACTTTCAGTTTTTCTAA
- a CDS encoding outer membrane protein transport protein → MQKRFLSSITNKVPQVLLTLGLLYSSSVAFAQKSTSASPYSQFGFGQMREDLLPQQRAMGGLSTGVRYFGSVYNTNPSNPASYSAAQFSTFDAGLYGNFTQLSNTSKTDNTADFAFSHITMTFPMKKAGGISLGLLPYSDLGYNSNSVQKLDSINFRKVFTGEGGLTKAYFGYGVNVTKNISVGANIAYLFGTLNDFRKTEFPYNYGALNVQQQDKREIQGLSFDYGAQYYQPINKEYALTVGYSGSLNNTIHDRTTSYTTRVQPAVTEEDSNIALDTVFSTDRVRRDLNLPLKHNIGITFAKTNRWMVGAEFKYADWSKFQVRKGEENLKTNYGFAIGGQITPDPTSSKYTKLVDYRLGFRYNKTQYFINKQDINDMAITFGVGLPLARNPYSGAFSKVNISAELGQMGTLNNNLIRERYVNLNVGFTLNDRWFRKSQID, encoded by the coding sequence ATGCAGAAACGCTTTTTAAGCTCCATTACAAATAAAGTACCTCAAGTGTTATTGACTTTAGGCTTATTATACAGCTCGTCGGTAGCATTTGCGCAGAAATCGACGTCTGCATCTCCTTATTCACAGTTTGGCTTCGGTCAAATGCGTGAAGATTTACTCCCTCAACAACGTGCCATGGGTGGATTATCAACTGGAGTTCGTTATTTCGGTTCCGTTTACAATACAAACCCAAGCAATCCTGCTTCTTATTCTGCAGCACAGTTTAGTACTTTCGATGCTGGCTTGTATGGTAACTTTACACAATTAAGCAATACCAGTAAAACAGATAATACCGCTGATTTTGCTTTCAGCCACATTACCATGACGTTTCCTATGAAAAAAGCTGGAGGTATTAGTTTAGGTCTTTTACCTTACTCTGATTTAGGATACAATTCCAATAGTGTTCAAAAATTAGATTCTATCAATTTTAGAAAAGTATTTACTGGAGAAGGTGGTTTGACAAAAGCTTATTTTGGTTATGGTGTTAATGTAACGAAGAATATCAGTGTTGGAGCTAATATTGCTTACCTATTTGGAACTTTAAATGATTTTAGAAAAACAGAATTCCCTTACAACTACGGAGCGTTGAATGTTCAACAACAAGACAAACGTGAAATTCAGGGATTAAGTTTTGATTATGGAGCACAATACTATCAGCCCATCAATAAAGAGTACGCATTGACAGTAGGATATTCTGGATCACTTAATAATACCATTCACGATCGGACCACGTCTTATACCACTCGTGTACAACCAGCAGTTACAGAAGAAGATTCTAACATTGCATTAGATACGGTATTTAGTACAGATCGTGTAAGAAGAGATTTAAATCTTCCACTCAAACACAATATAGGTATCACATTTGCTAAAACCAATCGTTGGATGGTAGGTGCTGAATTTAAATATGCAGATTGGTCTAAATTTCAAGTGAGAAAGGGAGAAGAAAATCTGAAAACAAATTATGGTTTTGCTATTGGTGGGCAAATCACACCTGATCCTACATCGTCTAAATATACAAAGCTTGTTGATTACCGCTTAGGTTTCCGTTATAACAAAACGCAATATTTTATTAATAAACAAGATATTAATGATATGGCAATTACTTTTGGTGTTGGTCTACCTTTAGCAAGAAACCCTTATTCAGGTGCTTTTTCAAAAGTGAATATTTCTGCTGAATTGGGACAGATGGGTACGCTAAACAATAATTTAATCAGAGAACGATATGTGAATTTGAATGTTGGTTTTACATTGAACGACCGCTGGTTTAGAAAAAGTCAAATTGATTAA
- a CDS encoding CcmD family protein, translated as MKKLSLSIAFILMTTLNIFAQSDVDMATGLRSSGKIYVVVLVMLVLFLGVAGYLFILDRKITKLEKKQEQK; from the coding sequence ATGAAAAAGTTATCCCTTTCTATCGCTTTCATTTTAATGACTACATTAAATATATTTGCACAAAGTGATGTAGATATGGCAACTGGACTAAGAAGTTCAGGCAAAATATATGTCGTTGTTTTGGTGATGTTAGTTCTGTTCTTAGGGGTTGCCGGGTATTTATTTATCCTGGATAGAAAAATAACTAAACTAGAGAAAAAACAGGAACAGAAATAG